The DNA region GGGCCCCGAGGACAGGTGAGATGATATAAAGATGAGGGGGTTGGGGCTGGGATGAGGTAGAGACCACAGGCCCTGCCTCAATGGgatcctttcttttcattttcatccaaTACGTGCCAAGAGGTTGCTTGAACCCTGAGCTGTAGGATGTTCAGATTTTTCTTGATAAACCAGACATCTGAATTTTTATGTGACATCTGATTTATTTGAAAGCTAATGTTGGCATCTAATTACGTCTTCAGCACTCTGAAAGCAATGGctacttgtttattcattcattcattcatgctgGAGGATGGGCACCACAAGGACAGAGGAATGGGCCAAAACAAGCAAGAGCAAGTATGAGGGACAAGTATTAGCCAAATGATAGTATTCATAAAGGAAAATCATGACTGTAGGAAGTTATATGAGTGGTGACATATGCAGGGAGGTTTGACAGGACAAAGAAGAGGGTGACGGAGGTGAGCAGAAAGAACAGCACATCTTGGCAGGCCCATCTCTCCCTCtcgcaatcacacacacacacacacacacacacacacacacactactgaaaagaaaactaaggTAGGGCTTGGTGAGAAAAAATTGTCCTCTCTGAAATGGACCAATTTCAGAGTCCAGAAAGGAGGCCTTACCTGTGCTGGGCTCCCTCGACTCCTCCCCAAAGCCCTGTGTGTCCTTCTTTTTCCTACAAAGAGGAACAGATGATGTCCACTTTTGGTGGGACATAAAGACCACTCGATCCCCTGGCCCTGACCTCCAGCTCAGAGGGCCTCGGACACTCACTTTCGGCTCTAGCCCTGCAGCTGggttgctgtgtgacctcgggtgTTTCAATGCCCCTTTCTGGGCCATCATCTACCTGCCAATCACAGGCCTGCAGCCACCAAGGTGGAGAGGTTGGTCCGTGGGTACAGAATAGGGCTAAGAAGTTTGGGGGGGAGTTGGGGGCTCTCCGGGATGCGAGAAGAGAGATCCTCGGGAAACGGAGAGCTTCTATTTCCAGCCACCGTGGAGCGAAGGGTCACAGGAGGATGGACCAGGCTGGAGGCGTGGCcagagggagggctggggctTAAGGGCGTGGCCTACGGCGCGGGGCGGGCCCACGCTCGAGAGGCGGGGCTACGGGTCCCCTGGGTGGAGCCGCGATCCAAAGCGGCCTACTCACAGCTTAAAGTTGAGCACCGCCCCTGCGTTCATCAGCAGCGTCCTGCGAAGGGAGAATGAGGTTACCTGGGCCGCCCCTCGTACCTCTAACCCTTCTtaccccagcctctggccccccCTAATTACCCAAACAGCAGGATGTCCCCGATCATCGTTACGGCCGAAGCGTCCGTCAGAACCGGAAACGGAAGTCccggagggggaggagagaagagcacGAGAGGACCAATCCCGAAGCTGCGCTGGCGAGGGCTGGTCCAATCGAAGGCCAAGGCAGGCAGGGTCCCGCCCTCTGCAGGCCAGGCCTCTTTAGGAAAGAACTAGCGCCCCTTCTCGCTAGGGAGGCCCGAGGGTAGCGAagaggggcggggcgagggtgTGACATCACCCGGGAGTGGAGTCATCCGGGGCGAGACTGGGTTACGCATTGGAGGCGTGCCGCGCAGGCGTGAGGCCCCTGCGAGCTGGAGAATTAGCGCCGTAGCTCTGCCTTCTGGGCTGGGGTCTCGCACGCGGCTCTCGGAGAAACCCGGCCTCCTGACCACTGAGCTGCGCAGGGGAATGGATCCTGATGCATTGGGCTCTCCCGGGCATGGACTCCCGCGGGGAGGATGTTCCTCCTGGGCCAAATGGAAGGCAGGGTTCCCCACTAGCCTGGAGCTACGGGGGGCGGAGGTCCGACCGAGCTGTCCCTTCGGAGAACAGGGATCCCGGGACGGAATGGAAGTCATGACTTACAGAGCCCCATAGAGGACTAGGGTCATGACAGCTCCGAAGAGGACCGGGATCTTGACCCTCTAGGGCACGGGACGATGGGGTTCACAACTGGTCGAGACCCCACAGAGGATGCAGATCCCGATCCAAGGGCTCGAGAGGACATGGATCCCATTTGAGTCCCACCGGGACAGGGTCTTGACTGATTCGTTCCTTCTGGGTGAGCTCCGTACGGGAAGGACCCCCAGTAGACAGCTACCCTGTCCCAACTCACACCACAGGGCCTTCTACACCTTGCCTCGCTGGGCTGAAGGGGTTCGTGATCGCCCGAGGGACGGAGTATGGGACACCCTGCTGGGCTTTATGGGACAGGACGGCCCCACGACCCGCCCCGGGGCCAGCGGTCGTCCCTCCTCTCCCGCAGGGGCCGGGTTGGGGGCGGTGCCTGGCGGGCGGGGGCGGGTCCTGCGGCGGGGGCGCAGTCGCCCGGCCGCGGGCTGCGGGAAGTActgggccgggggctggggtgggaccCAGCGGGCGCCATGGAGCTGCTCTCGGCGCTGAGCCTAGGCGAGCTGGCGCTCAGCTTCTCGCGGGTGCCGCTATTCCCGGTCTTCGACCTCAGCTACTTCATCGTCTCCATTCTCTACCTCAAGTATGAGCCAGGTGAGCCAGAGCCAGCAGCCCACGGGGGCTGGCattgcggggcggggggcgggggtaaaCCTGCGGGTCGCGAGGCGGGGGAAGCCCTGGATCATGGCGGGGCACAGCCCCAGGGACTGtttgggggagcagcaggtgccGGGATCGTGCGGTTCTTCCACATGgagtgggcgggggagggggagagacaagagggagggcaaggagagaaaCCCCCAggatggtggggctgggggagggggagtagaTGCGGGCTGGATGGCAGGAGAGGAATGCGACTGTatggaggagggggagcaggtgctggggagggggctgggagagaaggTCAGGGGTCCCGGCAGGGTCGCATGAACTTGAGCAAGCGGCATAGGTCGTGGTGAGGGCGCAGGCGGGGGTCGGTGTTGTGGGTCAGTCCAGATGTCCTGGCCGCCCGCAGCCGTGACCTCCCTCCTTGCCCTTGGCGCGCGGAGCCCGAGCGGCTGTTGAGTGTCTATATAAGGGCCGGCAGTGCTGGGGGCAGTAATCCGGTTCAGAGAAAGTGACACCGGTGCCCCCGCTCCTCTGCGGCTCTCGGGCAATCTCCCCTCCTCGGGCCGAGCGAAGCTGGGTTCTCCCGCGCCCGGCGGGAATTCTTCCAGCCGTGGCGCGGATCCTTTCCACTTACTGAGCAGAATCCGCCCTAGGGCAGGGTGATTTGGGGTTAGCTAACCCCACCAGCTCCAGACCCCCGCGGAGAATCGCGGAAGGGAAGAAAGACTCTGCTTCTTGGGggttttttagagcatttttttaGATGATGGTAAATAGCTTCCTTAGAATACGTTCTATTTTTAGGTAAGGCTCACTGATGTTTCTTGTTCATCTTCTAGCCTTTTAACTATTATAGCACACTTGCAAACGAAAGGGACTAGAGCATTTAGTGTTAGAAAAGGGATCGATCATCCCGAAACTTTGTGACCCTTTCTCCCACTTATGTAAATTACCTCTATATTCTCCTCTCAGGactgaaattgctttttttttcagattataaaaataggtgcttctgtgtatttaaaaatcaggctgagaaacataaagagaaaagagatcatTACAGTTGACGTATTGCCGACCCTTCCAGACCTCTCTTCTATGCATTTGTAACCCTGTAGTTAGAGATGGTAAAGCACGATTTTATGCAAATAGGATCATATTCTGTGTGCCAAGtgtctttgttccattttatttttgcccGTCCACAAGCCAGAGCCTATTCTTTAAAAGCTATTCTGCAGTTCAGTTACTTTGCAAAGCAAAATAAGCTTTGTATTGCCTTATCGTGAACACAGGACTGCATTTCCTGTCCAGGACAAATTTTTGGTGGCTCAGGCCGGTCCCCTGGGCAAATACAGAACCTAGCATACCTTAAGAAATCTAAAACTGTGGAGGGCTGGAGCCTCATAGGGATGTAGGACACAAGTGTCTGAAGGAAAGAGGTCTTCAGCCTGGCTGGGAGCATGCTGGAGGGGTCTAGAAATTTCTGCCAGAGTAAATAAGTCATCTGAACTAGAGGTACTGGAGCCTGAAGGTTCCTGAAGGTGGGGAAGATTCAGTGGTGCATAACCCTAGCTGCTTATTAGGGGATCCTAGGGGCCCTTAAACCCCCATCTCATCTCCACTCCAGACAAATTGAATCAGTATATCCGGGATAGGGCCCTGCATGCTCATGTTTCAAACTCCCCTCCCCAGTGATTGCTGCATGCTGCCAAGATTGAGAAACCCCTGCCCAGTTCAAACCCCCTCTGTTTGTAACTGGGGAAATAGGAAATAGTGGCTAAGCTAATTTACATACACAGCGAGCCCGTGGTCCTGTGGCTGGTAGATGACAGCcttgggattcaaactcagatctgCTGGACCCCAAGACTCACTCCAATTGCTCTGGGGTACTTGCTTCCCTTTAGAAAAGGGAGGAGTTGGACTTAGCtattgcccatccccccacccccagcggaGCCTCTACAAAGGTTTCTTCTCAGAATCTATGTGCTGACTGCAGAACCAGCTACAGAATTTGCAGGGCCCCTCACTCAGGAAGTCAGAATTTCAAGATGGGGACAACAGAGCACTAAACTGAACGTGGAACCCTtctgatcacagggtcctgggcaACGGCACAGGTAGCACACCTGTGGAGCTGAGAGCCAAGCtggcttttaggaaaaaaaatctctgaattaGGAGTCAGCTCTGTCTCCACCACTAAACACCGGGCTGGTTACCTTACCTCCGTGAGCTTCAGCTCACTCATCTATGAAATAGGCTCATCGGAACATGATCCTGAACTCTCCTGCCTGGCTCTTGTGAAGATGTATTGAGAACTTTGTCAGTAGTAGGGTCTAAGGCGCTTGGGAAAGGTGGTTACAATTATTTGTAAGGCCGTGGGTGGATGTGTTTCCTGGGACGCAGGCATTTTCTGGGTCAGGCTTTCATGAGAATC from Ursus arctos isolate Adak ecotype North America unplaced genomic scaffold, UrsArc2.0 scaffold_14, whole genome shotgun sequence includes:
- the SMIM7 gene encoding small integral membrane protein 7 isoform X2, whose product is MIGDILLFGTLLMNAGAVLNFKLKKKDTQGFGEESREPSTGDNIREFLLSLRYFRIFIALWNVFMMFCMIVLFGS
- the SMIM7 gene encoding small integral membrane protein 7 isoform X1, with translation MMAQKGALKHPRSHSNPAAGLEPKWTSSVPLCRKKKDTQGFGEESREPSTGDNIREFLLSLRYFRIFIALWNVFMMFCMIVLFGS